A part of Crassostrea angulata isolate pt1a10 chromosome 5, ASM2561291v2, whole genome shotgun sequence genomic DNA contains:
- the LOC128185327 gene encoding uncharacterized protein LOC128185327, which translates to MQLEFLGIILGIVIFLHTLQFAFGGIICPWSKYTSHKVASCPESQSEMEARANEKNCESIAQTQNCTMPEKIKYHCVMNELENAFIEVCAPEYRIHGYCTEYNEIGTVIQAHHNLNCESVKPSCDSSYLSTEAFRYKGCYDKVRNKIQTPSTKLTLSVPSTPEFYSFQGLVINGVQW; encoded by the exons ATGCAGCTTGAATTTCTTGGTATCATCCTTGGCATAGTGATTTTTCTACATACACTtcaattt GCATTCGGCGGAATAATCTGTCCGTGGTCAAAGTACACATCACATAAAGTTGCTTCTTGTCCTGAAAGCCAGAGCGAAATGGAAGCCAGAGCAAACGAGAAAAATTGTGAATCAATAGCTCAGACACAAAATTGTACAATGCCTGAGAAAATAAAGTATCACTGTGTCATGAACGAGCTCGAGAATGCTTTTATTGAAGTTTGTGCACCCGAATATCGCATTCATG GATATTGCACAGAGTATAATGAGATTGGCACCGTTATTCAGGCACACCACAATTTGAATTGCGAAAGCGTGAAACCTTCATGTGATTCATCATATTTATCTACAGAAGCATTTCGTT ATAAAGGCTGCTACGACAAAGTGAGAAATAAAATCCAGACGCCATCTACAAAATTGACATTGTCTGTTCCAAGCACACCCGAGTTCTACAGCTTTCAAGGCTTAGTTATAAATGGTGTACAATGGTAA